In a genomic window of Halobaculum sp. CBA1158:
- a CDS encoding helix-turn-helix domain-containing protein has protein sequence MDEDDLRPADEAILDVLQQGRATKGMLVDESGYSRNTIYNRLEVLEAAGHVRVVHESTRLFELVSDPRDGSQKSDTSAENGD, from the coding sequence ATGGATGAGGACGATCTCCGCCCCGCAGATGAGGCTATCCTCGACGTTCTACAGCAGGGGCGCGCGACCAAGGGCATGCTCGTAGACGAGTCCGGCTACTCACGGAACACGATCTACAACCGACTGGAGGTTCTGGAGGCCGCGGGCCACGTCCGCGTCGTTCACGAATCGACCCGCCTCTTCGAGCTGGTCAGCGACCCGCGCGACGGTAGTCAGAAATCAGATACATCGGCCGAAAACGGCGACTGA